One window of Vitis riparia cultivar Riparia Gloire de Montpellier isolate 1030 chromosome 5, EGFV_Vit.rip_1.0, whole genome shotgun sequence genomic DNA carries:
- the LOC117914848 gene encoding DUF21 domain-containing protein At4g14240-like, with the protein MQLINAVAVARMATRNLGAESLGDGDIAFGSLWFFIYVGICCFLVLFAGIMSGLTLGLMSLGRVDLEILQRSGTSDEKKQAAAILPVVQKQHQLLVTLLLCNACSMEALPLYLDKLFNQFVAIVLSVTFVLAFGEVIPQAICSRYGLSVGANFVWLVRILMIICYPIAYPIGKILDWVLGHNEALFRRAQLKALVSIHGQEAGKGGELTHDETTIISGALDLTLKTAEEAMTPIESTFSLDVNSKLDWEAMGKILARGHSRVPVYSGNPKNVIGLLLVKSLLTVRAETETPVSAVSIRRIPRVPADMPLYDILNEFQKGSSHMAAVVKPKGRNKNAPQVMDGKITEENKITGADSQLTTPLLSKQDEKLESIVVDIEKASRPTIINRQSQHSDAATNGLPRLSEDIEDGEVIGIITLEDVFEELLQEEIVDETDEFVDVHKRIRVAAAAAASSIARAPSIRRLTGHKGAGGQTKQVQSPKKSIEEDSNSARLHGNPGESLLGNKR; encoded by the exons ATGCAGCTGATTAATGCTGTGGCCGTTGCTCGGATGGCGACGAGAAATCTCGGCGCCGAATCCCTCGGCGATGGTGACATCGCCTTCGGCTCCTTATGGTTCTTCATCTATGTCGGGATCTGCTGCTTCCTCGTCCTCTTCGCCGGTATTATGTCTGGTCTCACCCTAGGTCTCATGTCTCTCGGCCGCGTCGATCTCGAGATTCTTCAGCGCAGCGGCACTTCTGACGAGAAGAAGCAAGCAG CTGCTATCCTTCCAGTTGTTCAAAAGCAACACCAGCTTCTTGTGACTTTGCTTCTTTGCAATGCCTGTTCCATGGAG GCCCTCCCATTATACCTGGATAAGCTTTTCAATCAGTTTGTTGCTATTGTGCTTTCTGTTACTTTTGTCCTAGCTTTTGGAGAG GTTATTCCACAAGCAATATGCAGCAGATATGGACTTTCTGTAGGTGCAAATTTTGTATGGCTAGTCCgtattttaatgataatttgCTATCCAATTGCTTATCCAATTGGGAAG ATTCTAGACTGGGTACTTGGTCATAATGAAGCATTATTTAGACGGGCTCAATTGAAAGCACTTGTCTCCATCCATGGCCAAGAG GCTGGCAAGGGAGGTGAACTCACACATGATGAGACAACAATTATAAGTGGGGCTCTCGATTTGACCTTGAAG ACTGCTGAGGAAGCTATGACACCAATTGAGTCAACATTTTCCTTGGATGTCAATTCAAAATTGGACTG GGAAGCAATGGGGAAGATTCTTGCTCGTGGTCATAGTAGAGTTCCTGTCTATTCTGGTAATCCAAAAAATGTTATTGGACTTTTACTG GTGAAAAGTCTTCTCACTGTAAGAGCTGAGACAGAGACCCCGGTTAGTGCTGTTTCGATCAGGAGAATTCCAAG GGTGCCAGCAGATATGCCTCTATATGACATATTGAACGAGTTTCAGAAGGGTAGCAGTCATATGGCAGCTGTGGTGAAACCTAAAGGGAGAAACAAGAACGCTCCACAGGTCATGGATGGAAAAATaactgaagaaaacaaaatcacaggTGCAGATTCCCAGTTAACTACTCCTTTGCTATCCAAGCAGGATGAAAAGTTGGAAAGCATTGTTGTTGACATTGAGAAGGCTTCAAGGCCAACCATTATAAACAGGCAATCTCAACATAGTGATGCAGCAACAAATGGATTGCCACGGTTGTCTGAAGATATTGAAGATGGTGAAGTTATTGGCATCATCACCCTGGAAGATGTATTTGAAGAACTTCTGCAG GAGGAGATCGTAGATGAAACTGATGAATTTGTTGATGTACATAAAAG AATAcgtgttgctgctgctgctgctgcatcATCAATAGCACGGGCCCCATCCATTCGGAGGTTAACTGGCCACAAGGGAGCT GGAGGGCAAACTAAGCAAGTGCAATCTCCAAAGAAGTCTATTGAAGAAGATTCAAATTCTGCAAGGTTACATGGGAATCCCGGGGAGTCCCTTCTTGGGAACAAGAGATGA